Proteins encoded together in one Miscanthus floridulus cultivar M001 chromosome 16, ASM1932011v1, whole genome shotgun sequence window:
- the LOC136513385 gene encoding small ribosomal subunit protein eS4-like, giving the protein MARGLKKHLKRLNAPKHWMLDKLGGAFAPKPSSGPHKARECLPLILILRNRLKYALTYREVISILMQRHVMVDGKVRTDKTYPSGFMDVVSIPKTGENFRLLYDTKGRFRLHSIRDDEAKFKMCKVRSVQFGLKGIPFLNTYDGRTIRYPDPLIKANDTIKIDLETNKIVDFIKFDVGNVVMVTGGRNTGRVGVIKSREKHKGSFETIHVEDSLGHQFATRMGNVFTIGKDKKPWVSLPKGKGIKLSIIEEARKRNAEAAAEA; this is encoded by the exons ATG GCGAGGGGTTTGAAGAAACATCTGAAGAGGCTCAATGCTCCGAAGCATTGGATGCTTGACAAGCTTGGTGGAGCATTT GCACCCAAGCCTTCATCTGGTCCCCACAAAGCTAGGGAGTGCTTGCCTTTGATCCTCATCCTCAGGAACAGGTTGAAGTATGCTCTGACCTACCGTGAAGTCATTTCAATCTTGATGCAGCGACATGTTATGGTTGATGGAAAGGTCAGGACTGATAAGACATATCCATCTGGATTCATGG ATGTTGTGTCAATTCCGAAGACTGGGGAGAATTTCCGCCTTCTCTATGATACCAAGGGGCGCTTCCGTCTCCACAGTATCAGGGATGATGAGGCCAAG TTCAAGATGTGCAAGGTGCGGTCTGTGCAATTTGGGCTGAAGGGCATCCCTTTCCTGAACACCTACGATGGGCGCACAATCCGCTACCCAGACCCCCTAATCAAGGCCAATGACACCATCAAGATTGACCTGGAGACCAACAAAATTGTGGACTTCATCAAGTTTGACGTTGGGAACGTCGTGATGGTGACTGGTGGAAGGAACACCGGGCGTGTTGGGGTGATAAAGAGCAGGGAGAAGCATAAGGGCAGCTTCGAGACCATCCACGTTGAGGATTCCCTGGGCCACCAGTTTGCCACCCGCATGGGCAACGTGTTCACCATTGGTAAGGACAAGAAACCGTGGGTGTCTCTTCCCAAGGGCAAGGGTATCAAGCTTAGCATCATTGAGGAAGCAAGGAAGCGCAATGCTGAGGCTGCTGCTGAGGCTTGA